In Granulicatella elegans, one genomic interval encodes:
- the floA gene encoding flotillin-like protein FloA (flotillin-like protein involved in membrane lipid rafts) has product MLFFRFVPIGLWITAYFSDVKIGVGTLVGMRLRRVPPQYIVRPMIKATKAGLKIDINELEAHYLAGGNVNVVIDALIAAQRANIDLEFEQAAAIDLAGRNVFEAVQVSVNPKVIETPVIAGVAMDGIEVQAKAKVTVRANIERLVGGAGEETIIARVGEGIVTTVGSATHHKLVLENPDSISQTILRKGLDAGTAYEILSIDIADVDVGRNIGAKLQAEQAEADKKIAQAKAEERRSLAVAQEQEMLAEVQRMRAKVVEAESQIPLAMAEALRNGKLGVMDYYQLKNIQSDTDMREAISKSSVESES; this is encoded by the coding sequence ATGTTATTTTTTAGATTTGTACCGATTGGGTTATGGATCACAGCGTATTTTTCTGATGTAAAAATTGGAGTGGGCACATTAGTGGGGATGAGATTACGTCGAGTACCTCCTCAATATATTGTCCGTCCAATGATTAAAGCAACAAAAGCAGGATTAAAAATCGATATTAATGAATTAGAAGCCCATTATCTAGCAGGTGGGAATGTCAATGTAGTCATTGACGCGTTAATTGCAGCACAACGTGCCAACATTGACTTAGAATTTGAACAAGCCGCTGCCATTGATTTGGCAGGTAGAAATGTATTTGAAGCTGTTCAAGTATCTGTTAATCCAAAAGTAATTGAAACTCCAGTTATTGCAGGGGTTGCGATGGATGGGATTGAAGTTCAAGCGAAAGCAAAAGTAACGGTACGTGCCAATATTGAACGATTAGTTGGGGGTGCTGGTGAAGAAACGATTATTGCCCGTGTTGGTGAAGGGATTGTTACCACAGTTGGTTCAGCAACTCATCATAAATTAGTCTTAGAAAATCCGGATTCTATTTCTCAAACTATTTTGAGAAAAGGATTGGATGCAGGTACAGCGTATGAAATTCTATCTATAGATATTGCAGATGTTGATGTCGGTAGAAATATCGGAGCAAAATTACAAGCAGAACAAGCAGAAGCGGATAAGAAAATTGCACAAGCTAAAGCTGAAGAACGTCGTTCTCTTGCTGTAGCGCAAGAACAAGAAATGTTAGCAGAAGTACAACGGATGCGTGCAAAAGTTGTAGAAGCTGAATCGCAAATTCCATTAGCGATGGCAGAAGCTCTTCGTAATGGAAAACTTGGAGTCATGGACTATTATCAATTGAAAAATATTCAATCGGATACAGATATGAGAGAAGCGATTAGCAAATCTTCTGTAGAGAGTGAATCATGA
- a CDS encoding NfeD family protein, producing MATNGGGLLYVDLLLLLVAVIGVFISLFSKWNLLGSVVTGISFATYSFLHPYWNFFVIILFVFGFLFLGFEVLIPGIGALGVLGTVLVLGGMYWANQAVMDLVVLILMSLLLAIVLLVLLVKRGNHFSHKKGLVLLSSLKKSKGYSTSKVYDDLVNQTGKTVTVLRPSGKAELNGEIVDVVSTGFVIPEDTRIQVVKVEGSKIVVQVLENNNE from the coding sequence ATGGCAACGAATGGGGGTGGTCTTTTGTATGTAGACTTATTATTACTGTTAGTAGCTGTCATTGGTGTTTTCATTTCTTTGTTCTCCAAATGGAACTTATTAGGCAGTGTGGTAACAGGAATAAGTTTTGCAACCTACAGTTTCCTTCATCCATACTGGAATTTCTTCGTCATTATCCTATTTGTATTTGGTTTCCTATTTTTAGGATTTGAAGTGTTAATTCCAGGAATTGGAGCTTTAGGAGTGCTAGGGACGGTATTAGTATTAGGGGGGATGTACTGGGCAAACCAGGCTGTCATGGATTTAGTCGTTTTAATCTTAATGTCACTATTGTTGGCAATCGTCTTGTTAGTTTTATTGGTAAAAAGAGGAAATCATTTTTCTCATAAGAAAGGATTAGTATTACTTTCTTCTCTAAAAAAATCAAAAGGCTATTCAACCTCAAAAGTATATGACGATTTAGTCAATCAAACAGGAAAAACAGTGACGGTATTACGTCCAAGCGGAAAGGCTGAACTAAACGGTGAAATCGTTGATGTTGTCAGTACGGGATTTGTTATTCCAGAAGATACAAGGATACAAGTTGTCAAAGTAGAAGGAAGTAAAATCGTCGTACAAGTTTTGGAGAACAATAATGAGTAG
- a CDS encoding recombinase family protein, protein MNTKVKVIKASNTGARNRNTLDLDLKRVAAYCRVSTDSKDQLESYKSQVDYYTNLIKNNKNWTLAGIYADEATTGTTATKRADFMRLISDCQNGDIDMIITKSISRFARNTLDTLKYVRLLKENNVGVVFEEENIDTLTMDGELLLTILSSVAQQEVENTSAHVKKGLKMKMEKGELIGFQGCLGYDYDPITKSISINEEEAKIVRYIFKRYLEGNGGSVIGRELEEQGYLTPRGKTKWSDTTVLGVIKNEKYIGDILMGKTFTVDPITKRRLANFGESDKYHIENHHEPIISREDFEKAQEIRLRRAQNRNTIANKDRKREKLSRQYAFSSMLECGFCGEILSRRTWHTSSIYKKINWQCVRSTKKGKKYCPHSKGIQEAAIEKAFVESYRQLCHADSTIIDDFLKIVEEEINDNTLVKDLKKIENQLNRIISQERKLVDLHLEDSIDEEVYAKKYKKLIKQKEELLDEKKTLELTIKDENSIKERLKQFKKVLENKEIIEEFNRTVFESIVDKVVVGRIDKDGTVHPYDLTFYFKTGVKDSQNSNNFKDKRKNAKDNDINKLCSHKNDEDNKLCSQAKDNAS, encoded by the coding sequence ATGAATACTAAAGTAAAAGTAATAAAAGCTTCAAATACAGGAGCAAGAAATAGAAATACACTGGATTTAGATTTAAAACGAGTTGCAGCATACTGTCGAGTAAGTACAGATAGTAAAGACCAACTTGAATCATATAAATCGCAAGTTGATTATTACACAAATCTAATAAAAAATAATAAAAACTGGACTTTGGCTGGTATATATGCAGATGAAGCAACAACAGGAACAACTGCTACTAAAAGAGCAGATTTTATGAGACTAATAAGTGATTGCCAAAATGGAGATATAGACATGATAATTACTAAATCTATATCAAGATTTGCAAGAAATACATTAGATACTTTGAAATATGTAAGACTATTAAAGGAAAATAATGTTGGTGTAGTATTTGAAGAAGAAAATATAGATACTTTGACAATGGATGGAGAGTTACTATTAACAATATTAAGTTCAGTAGCTCAACAAGAAGTAGAAAATACCTCAGCCCATGTAAAAAAAGGACTGAAAATGAAAATGGAAAAAGGGGAACTTATTGGTTTTCAAGGTTGCCTTGGATACGACTATGACCCTATAACAAAAAGTATCTCTATAAATGAAGAAGAAGCCAAAATTGTTAGATATATCTTTAAAAGATATTTAGAAGGCAATGGTGGTTCGGTCATTGGCAGGGAACTAGAAGAACAAGGATATCTCACTCCTAGAGGTAAAACAAAATGGTCTGATACTACAGTGTTAGGGGTAATTAAGAATGAAAAGTATATTGGCGATATACTAATGGGAAAGACTTTTACCGTTGATCCCATAACAAAAAGAAGACTAGCAAACTTTGGGGAATCTGATAAATATCACATTGAAAATCATCACGAGCCAATTATATCAAGAGAAGATTTTGAAAAGGCACAAGAAATTAGACTCAGGAGAGCACAAAATAGAAACACCATTGCTAATAAGGATAGAAAAAGAGAAAAACTATCAAGACAATACGCTTTTTCAAGTATGCTGGAATGTGGATTTTGTGGTGAAATACTTTCAAGAAGAACTTGGCACACTAGTTCAATTTATAAAAAAATTAACTGGCAATGTGTAAGGTCAACTAAAAAAGGTAAAAAATATTGCCCTCATTCAAAAGGAATACAAGAAGCAGCAATAGAAAAAGCATTTGTTGAAAGCTATAGGCAATTATGCCATGCAGATTCAACAATAATAGATGACTTTTTAAAAATTGTTGAAGAAGAAATAAATGATAATACTTTAGTCAAGGATCTGAAAAAGATAGAAAACCAATTAAATAGAATCATTAGTCAAGAAAGAAAGTTAGTTGATCTTCATTTAGAAGATAGTATAGACGAAGAAGTTTATGCTAAAAAGTATAAAAAACTGATAAAACAAAAAGAAGAATTACTTGATGAAAAGAAAACCCTAGAGCTAACAATAAAAGATGAAAACTCTATTAAAGAAAGACTAAAGCAATTTAAAAAGGTCTTAGAAAATAAAGAAATTATAGAGGAATTTAACAGAACAGTATTTGAAAGCATAGTCGATAAAGTCGTGGTGGGTAGAATTGACAAAGACGGAACAGTCCATCCATATGACCTGACATTCTATTTCAAAACAGGAGTTAAAGATAGTCAAAATTCTAATAACTTTAAAGATAAAAGAAAAAATGCCAAAGACAATGACATTAATAAATTGTGCTCCCACAAGAATGACGAGGATAATAAATTATGTTCCCAAGCAAAAGACAACGCATCCTGA
- a CDS encoding MATE family efflux transporter, which yields MKQDMKEQLLTKRPIDLLFQLSIPAVIGMIVIGLYPLMDGIFAGNIIGQTAMTACGVAMPLTFFNSGVSTLIGVGSASVLSRAIGKGDKKTVDKIMGNLIFWVILFSSIITIGGILLAPHFLDMVGASGEIKEYGIRYLRVIFIGSLFVNFTQSANMVMRGEGLMKKAMLIMGLGAFLNIILDPILMKLMGKYAIEGAALATITAQFVQAIITLHYFKYKSKAVKINKIKPDQEIKKEMFGVGSSAMMMQILFMIQQTMLYKMSFKYGGDTNAILMAATLRIYAFSFIPLWGMSQGLQPVVGTNFGAKKYDRVKEAMKVFSIGGLVLASIFWIPALAFSKNILSLFGVEESIITQGIGNFRLFYSIFILYGVMVMTITFFQSIGNAKKAGIIVMLRQLFLFVPAMIILPMIFGVKAVWFAEPLVDLIMIIAGVVMMFGELNRMDKIGLKN from the coding sequence ATGAAACAAGATATGAAAGAACAATTATTAACAAAAAGACCTATAGATTTACTTTTTCAATTATCTATCCCTGCTGTAATAGGAATGATAGTAATAGGTCTTTATCCACTAATGGATGGAATTTTTGCAGGAAATATTATAGGACAAACCGCAATGACAGCTTGTGGTGTAGCTATGCCACTTACATTTTTCAATAGTGGTGTATCTACACTTATTGGTGTAGGTTCAGCATCGGTTTTATCAAGAGCTATAGGAAAGGGCGACAAAAAAACAGTTGATAAAATTATGGGGAATTTAATCTTTTGGGTTATTCTATTCTCATCAATTATTACAATAGGCGGAATTTTACTTGCACCACATTTTTTAGATATGGTTGGAGCAAGTGGAGAAATTAAAGAATATGGTATCAGATATTTACGAGTAATTTTCATTGGTTCTTTATTTGTAAACTTTACTCAATCAGCAAACATGGTTATGCGTGGAGAAGGATTAATGAAAAAAGCAATGCTCATTATGGGGCTAGGAGCTTTTTTAAACATAATTCTTGATCCCATTCTAATGAAATTAATGGGAAAATATGCAATTGAAGGGGCTGCACTTGCAACTATTACAGCACAATTTGTTCAAGCAATAATAACACTCCATTACTTCAAATATAAAAGTAAAGCAGTAAAAATAAATAAAATCAAACCTGATCAGGAAATAAAAAAAGAAATGTTTGGCGTAGGGTCATCTGCTATGATGATGCAAATTTTATTTATGATTCAACAAACAATGCTATATAAAATGTCATTTAAATATGGCGGAGATACAAATGCTATCTTGATGGCAGCAACACTTAGAATATATGCCTTTTCATTCATTCCACTTTGGGGAATGAGTCAAGGTTTACAACCTGTAGTTGGTACAAATTTTGGAGCGAAAAAATACGACAGAGTAAAAGAAGCTATGAAAGTATTTTCTATCGGAGGATTAGTTCTTGCATCAATATTTTGGATACCAGCATTAGCATTTTCAAAGAATATTCTGTCTTTATTTGGAGTAGAAGAAAGTATTATAACTCAGGGAATAGGAAACTTTAGACTATTTTATTCTATCTTTATCCTATATGGAGTAATGGTAATGACTATAACATTCTTCCAATCAATAGGAAACGCTAAAAAAGCCGGCATAATAGTAATGCTAAGACAGTTATTTTTATTCGTACCTGCCATGATTATTTTACCAATGATATTTGGAGTTAAAGCAGTATGGTTTGCTGAACCCCTTGTAGATTTAATTATGATAATAGCTGGTGTAGTAATGATGTTTGGGGAATTAAATAGGATGGATAAAATTGGTTTGAAAAACTAA